One Nicotiana tomentosiformis chromosome 4, ASM39032v3, whole genome shotgun sequence genomic window carries:
- the LOC138891373 gene encoding uncharacterized protein, whose protein sequence is MKQAFLAAYEDSGSDQDEEKGYEAISLYAVINEHQVVKTKPLVQLGMHIGRPHLFDEHHCDEWKLCMKIFFQATDFDLWVIVSHGPTLPTKLDSEGNRCNKREEKYDEKDRYLVQKNARSKDLLYRILSRNTLLSVSSYISAHDI, encoded by the coding sequence ATGAAGCAGGCATTCTTGGCAGCATATGAGGACAGTGGAAGTGATCAAGATGAAGAAAAGGGGTATGAGGCTATAAGTCTCTATGCTGTGATTAATGAACACCAAGTTGTGAAGACAAAACCCCTAGTACAACTTGGAATGCACATTGGAAGACCTCATTTATTTGATGAACACCACTGTGATGAATGGAAGCTatgtatgaaaatattttttcaggCTACTGACTTTGACCTATGGGTAATTGTTAGTCATGGACCAACACTCCCAACCAAATTGGACAGTGAAGGTAACAGGTGCAACAAAAGAGAAGAGAAATATGATGAGAAAGATCGTTATCTAGTTCAGAAAAATGCTAGATCAAAGGACTTGCTCTACAGGATCCTGTCTAGAAATACTCTCCTCAGTGTGTCCTCTTATATCTCTGCTCATGATATATAG